TTGGCTCACACGTGAAATTCtcaatttgtctttttgtttgtttttaagaaaattaatgcaAAACTTCATGATGGAGTATGTCAGCGCTGTAAAGAAGTTCTTGAGTGGCGTGTAAAATACAGCAAATACAAACCATTATCAAAACCTAAAAAATGGTGAGTTAAGATTCTTCATTACCTTACTTGGTGGTATATGTATCatagtttattatttcatttcctgattttcaaaattgtgtccaaataaatgttaaataatgaaaaaattccaTTCTCCCCTGTAGAATTTCATCTTGTGTGCTGAATCTTGGTTTGTGAAGGCAGacagatttaaaaagtaaattcatCATTTCCTGCCCCATTCTTTCATAAATATGCATCATTTTTATAGAACTTTATTCATGAAAGGTGGGTTAGGGCTGAGAAGAGAGTATTTGTTTTCTACAATTCTGTCTCCCACTGATAAGGTAATACTATGCACCATAAATTATCAGTTCTTAAAACAGATCAGACCTTTAGACCTTTTAATTCAACTCATGAAGATTACAGAAATGGCTGAGATTAAATATTAGAAGTGAATCACTAGATTGATAACTTATTATTTCTTTGGGAATAGAGGTCTAAATGAAAAGATACTAGATTTTGTTTCTGATCCTGCCATCcctaactcctttttttttttttcttttttgaaatagagttttgctcttgtcacccaggctagagtgcactgatgcaatttcagctcactgcaacctctgcctcccaggtttaagcgattcttccgcctcagcctcctgagtagctggcattacaggcacccgccaccatgcctggctaatttttttgtatttttagtagagacggggttttgccatgttggccaggctggcctcaaactcctgacctcaggtgatccgcccccctaggcctcccaaagtgctgggattacaggcatgaaccaccgcgcccagccttaactCTTGTGTAATTCTGGGGTTCTCTTATATCAGCCTTCTGTGCATCCTCTACAGCTCCCTGACATCCTTCAGCTCAGCTGTGTAAGGACAATATTGGAGAGTAATTGCTGCATGAAAGAGAAAAGTGattatcttaaataaaaattagcattgTTTCTTTTACATTATAAGATTTAATTTGGTAATCTATATAGTTGCTATTTAGACTATATTTGCTCTCTGTTGCCTTATTTTTCTGACTATTCAATAGTTTCATCATCTTTGAATGCATTCCTTCTTCCTTTATGGGAAAAAATTTTGCTTACAGTTTAGAAAATCAGTCTAAATAATAGATACAATACAACTTTTgtttgtatctactaaaaaattatgTCAGCCTTTTGCAAATCTGAAACtcaagatataaaataatttgtttacttcaaaatatttaaacactGAAAGGCAAAATTGTTAAGGAAGGATAAACTAACTTaagctttttagatttttttttctgtaccgcGTTTTGGAGCAGTCTAGAATTTATTACAGGTATAGTTGACccccccttttattttattttatttatttatttatttattttgagatagggtctcactgtgtcacctaggctggagtgcagtgacataatcttagagcactgcaacctccgcctcccaggttcaagcaattctcctacctcagcctcctgagtagctgggactataggtacataccaccatgcctggctaatttttgtattttttttggtagaaacaatatttcatcatgctggccaggctgggctcgaactcctgacctcaagtgatccacccacctcagcctcccaaagtgttgggattacaggtgtgagccacacccccccccccgccccccggctTTTAAATAGTTTTACCAGCTTCTTGCTCCTTTTAGTCTTTTCTTCCTGTTCTCTAGCATTTCCTCCCcaaagaaaacacttttaaacaagTCTGATGAGTTTTATGCTTAGTGGCCCAAATTAGCAGTAAGGAAATTTGGCAAGTATTTGCATTACCCAATTTTAGATTTCCATGAATGAATTGTGTTCTCTGCTAGAGTAATTAGATGTTGATTGCAAAATAAATCATGTAGTTTTAGTTAATAGGCCTCATACAAGATTTGTagctttctgaatattttcaacaAGTTTTTATTCCTATAAAGGTATTTTAAGATTTCATCATCCATCTCCATTTTCTCTTTATAATGTTGTTTCCTAAAAGAATTTGAAGTGTAGGCAATAAACAACATTTATGTAGTCATAGCATTTTAATAGATTAGTGCTGTGTAACAAAGgaaatgatttaaaaacattCCTGCCTTATCCGTCATCAGTATTTAAATCTCTTACCTTTAATATGTGCTAAATCCTATATGTTTATCTTCATTTTGAATGTGTCAGTGTGTAAAAGATCACATGAGTTATTGTAAATTTTCCAGATGCTATATTTTGCTGTAGAACTTCTGaacttatgtatttttttttctcgcggcagagcaagactctatctccaaaaaaaaagaaactgctagTTAAAACAAGATCTTGTAGAGGAGGAAGAAAGTCCTTTCCTTCTACCAGTCTAAGTTCTCACCCTTGGCTCTCTAACAAAAACCagattaagaagagaaaaatatacagattTATTTAATGTAAGCTTTTTGTGACACCAAAGCCTTCATAAGGAAACAAAGACCCAAAGAAATGGGTAAACCTGTGTGTTTTTATGCTAGTTTTGATGAGGAGTGGAAAATCATGGGAAAAATGTGATAGGGGACAAAAACAAAGGGCTAAG
The nucleotide sequence above comes from Pongo pygmaeus isolate AG05252 chromosome 13, NHGRI_mPonPyg2-v2.0_pri, whole genome shotgun sequence. Encoded proteins:
- the C13H9orf85 gene encoding uncharacterized protein C9orf85 homolog isoform X4 — its product is MSSQKGNVARSRPQKHQNTFSFKNDKFDKSVQTKKINAKLHDGVCQRCKEVLEWRVKYSKYKPLSKPKK
- the C13H9orf85 gene encoding uncharacterized protein C9orf85 homolog isoform X5 — its product is MSSQKGNVARSRPQKHQNTFSFKNDKFDKSVQTKKINAKLHDGVCQRCKEVLEWRVKYSKYKPLSKPKK